CTCTGTGTAATTCAGGAAGACCGTATATTGCCTTTTTTAGAGTTAGTGGAAATTTATGATTTGTTTTATACCATTCTTTATATGTTTTTACTGATTTGAGCCTGTAATCAGCGGATAGGTCTATTACTTTTTTATTGTTTTTGAAAAAAAAGTCTACTGCTTCCTGCGAGGTTCCGTGAGGCAAGGCCATGAAAAACAGGTCAGCTTTGTTCAGCAGTTTCTTCCTGTCAAGATTTTCGTATTTAAGATCTGTAAACCCTTTAAGATGCGGAAAAATATCTTTTACGCATTTGCCTGCGGATTTTTCTGAAGTTACAGCGGTTATTTCGACAAAAGGATGGTTCAAAAGGAGACGAATCAATTCGCCTCCTGTATATCCACTGCCTCCACAGATAGCAATTCTTAGCATAGATAAATCGTCCGTGATAGAGACATCAAATTAATGAAAAAACTATCATTAATTCCTGAGAAATTATCTCTTTGAGAACTGGAATCTCTTTCTTGCGCCCTTCTGGCCGTACTTCTTTCTTTCTTTCTCTCTAGGGTCTCTTGTAAGAAATCCTTCTTTTTTAAGCTTCAGCCTGAAGTCGCTGTCTATAGATATAAGTGCACGAGCTATTCCATGCCTTAAAGCACCAGCCTGTCCGGTAAGACCACCGCCTACAACTTTTGCAACAACATCATATTTGCCAACCATACCTGTAAGTTCAAGCGGCTGCCTTATCATCATCTGCAGTGTTTCACGCGGGAAGTATGAAGCCAAAGGCTTGTCATTTACAGTAATCTGGCCTTTGCCATGATACATGTCTACTCTTGCAATCGATGATTTCCTTCTGCCTGTGGTGTTATATTTTATTTCTGCCATTAAAAAAACTCCTTATTGTAAAGTCTCTGGTTTCTGAGCCTTATGTGGATGCTCGCTTCCCTTATAAACCTTCAATTTCTTTATAATCATCCTGCCAAGCCTGTTTTTTGGAAGCATTCCCCATACAGCGTCAATAATTACCTGCTCAGGTTTTGTGTCAAGTCTCTTTTTTAGAGGCACTGCCTTAATGCCTCCTGGATATCCGCTGTGATGATAGTAAATCTTGTCTTCAAGTTTGTTGCCTGTCACTTTAATTTTTGCCGCATTAACTACAACTACAAAATCTCCCGTATCCACATTAGGAGTGAACACAGCCTTGTTCTTGCCTCTTAGGTAATTGGCAACTTTCACTGCAAGTCTGCCAAGGATTAACTCCTTTGCATCCACAATATACCATTTTTTCTCATTATCTGTTTTCTTAGCAAATTTTGTTTTCATCTGTTCACTCACCTTCCAAAATATAATCCCTTTCTCTTTTAAAGAACTAGAGATTTTAATAGAAAATCTAGCAAATTGTCAATATGTATGATCATCTATGATAAAATCATCCTAAAAGAGTTGAAAGCATAATGTTCATATTCTTATTCTTAATCTTTTAAATCTTTATCAGTTCTATCAGCCCTATTAAAAATATGCGATAATTTTATACAATATACAAATGTCTGATAAAGCGTCGATAATAAAAGAAGCACAGAAATATCTTGCCCGCGGGCAGGTTGATAAGGCCATCATTGAATGGGAAAAACTAAGCAAAGAATTCCCTGATGGAAATACATTCAATACTATTGGAGATCTGTATCTTAAAAAAAATGACAAGTCTCACGCAGTAGAATCATTTCATAAAGCAGCCCGCTATTTCAGGAATGAAGGTTTTTCCTTAAAGGCCTTAGCTCTTTACAAAAAGATTTTAAATTTAAACCCAGCAAATACCGATGCACTTTTTGCGCTCGGCGAACTTAGTGAAGAAAAGGGAATATCAACTGATGCAATAAAATACTACCTGACATGCGCCGATATACTTTCTAAGGAAGGCAAGAAAAGTGCAATTCTAAAAACTTACGATAAAATACTTAACCTGTCTCCTTCAAATATTCCGCTAAGAACCAAAGTTGCTGAACTATTCTTAAAAGAGGGGCTTAGTGTAGAAGCAGCAAAAGAATATCTCAGCATCGCAAGACTTCACGAAGACAAAGAAGATTTCAGCAATACTGAAAAATACTTCAAAAAAACACTCGAAATAAATCCCGGCAACAAAGAGGCAATGTCCGGACTTAGCGCTCTGGCTGAGAAAACAGGCGATTCAAAAAAATCGGCAGATTATTTAAAAGATGCGCTTGAAATCTCTCCTGATGACCTTGAACTTAACCTTAAATATTCTGAACAGATGATTGCTCAGGGGAAACAATCATCTGCAATCTCATACCTTAATAAAGTGCTTCAGGCAGAACCAACAAATATTAAGGCCAGAAAACTAATGGGTGAACTTTACCTTAAAGAAGGCGACAAACAAAAAGCATGGGGAGAATACAGCAGAATAATTGATGAAATAATATTCAGCGAAAAAACTGAGGAAGCAATCGAGATACTGAATAATTTCAAAGACACAGAACCTGTTGAGTCAAGAAAAAAACTGATTCCTTTATACAAACAAAAAGGAAGTTTTGATAATGCAGTAAAAGAACTCGCAGCATTAGGAGAAATATTTCTGCTTTCAGAAAGCAGCCAGCCAAAAGATGCATTGAAATGCTATCAAGAGGCGCTTCAGATACAACCAGATAATGCTGAGATACAAGAAAAAATAGCAGACATTGAAAGCGAACTGGGGGAAAAACCCTCAGCTAAAACAGCAGCTGAAAAACCCATTGAAGAATCGCTCGCAGAGGCTGATATATTTGTAAGATATGGATTATACGAAGAAGCAAAAACTTTGCTTGAAAAATTAAAAATTTTGCATCCTGATAATATCGAAGTGCATACTAAGCTCAAATCTTTATACATCGATACAAATGACAAAGAACTTGCTGTAACTGAATGTCTGATACTTGCTGAAATCCATACGAGAAGCGGCGATACAAACTTAAGAGATGTAATATTCAAGGAAGCATATGATATAAATCCCGAAGATCCAAGACTCGTTGAGCATGCACCCAGACATGAGACTGATACATTCTCTAAAGAAAGTTTCGCAGGGAAGGGAACAACAAGGGAAATGCACCAGACATTGGAAGACTACAGCGAGGAGATGGCAGAGGCGGAATTCTATTCCAGACAGGGCCTTTATGATGAAGCGCGAGGCATATGTTATCGTCTGCAGAAAATATTCCCTGACAATAAAATAATAAAGCAAAAACTCGCGTCTCTTGACACTGCTGCAATGGAAGCTAAAGAAGAAGAAACAATCAAAGAACCAAAAAAGACGATTGAAGCCGAAAAGACTGAATCCACATTTTCTGAGATGTCCATGGAAGATATCGGCATAAACAGCATTTTTGAATCACATGAAGCATCTGAGCCAAAACTTGAGAATGATGTAAAAGATATATTTGATGAATTTAAAAAAGGCCTGGAAAAAGAATTAGGTGCAGGAGATGCAGAGACTCATTACAACCTTGGCATTGCATATAAAGAGATGGGACTTACTGAAGATGCGATAAGGGAATTTCAAATGGCTAAAAACGATCCCAAGATATCTGTATCTGCGACAAATATGCTGGGTCTCTGTTATATGACAAAGGGACTGTTTGATATGGCTGTCGAGGCATTCAGCAGTGTGATTAAAAATATAACGACAAGAGATGAGGGCTATTGGGGCGTAAAATACGATCTTGCAGAATCACATGAAAAGAATGGTAATATAAAAGAAGCGTCTGAACTATATAAAGATATCTACGGCTGGAATTCAAAGTTCAGAAATGTTTCTGAAAAGATAAATTCATTACAGACAGCGTATACAACGAATACCTCGACAAAACCAATTGTCGAGGAAAAATTAAAACTTAGAGAAGAAAAAATAAAGATAAAAGAAGAAAAAGAAAAATTGAAAGAAGAAAAACAAAAGAAAAAAAAGGAGAGAGTTTCTTATCTGTAAAACATGGACTATTTACAACACTATAATTTAAAAGAACATCCGTTTTCGAACATAGTCGATAACAGATTCTACTATAAAGGTTCCCAGCATTCCGAGGCGCTCGTAAAACTTAAGTATGCGATAACATCGAAGAAAGGCCTTGCAGTTGTAATCGGAGATATAGGCACCGGCAAAACTACTCTTGCAAGAAGACTGCTCGACGAATTGGATGAGCAGACATATGAAGCAGTTCTTCTTGTTGTAGTGCATTCAGCAGTAAGCGCTGATTGGCTCCTTAAAAAACTTGCGATCCAGCTTGGCGTAGATGATGCAAAGGAAGACAAGATCGAGATCCTGAGCAGGATTTACAAAAGACTTATCGAGATTGGAGAAGACAGCAAAACAGTCGTAATAATAATGGACGAAGTTCAGATGCTGAACTCAAAAGAGATTATGGAAGAGTTCAGAGGACTCCTGAACATGGAAATGCCGCAAGGGAAGATGGTTAATTTTATTTTTTTTGGGCTACCTGAACTGGACAATGTTCTGGCGCTTGATGAACCGTTAAGACAGCGTGTAGCTGTAAGGATAAAACTTGAGTCTCTGTCTGAAGAAGGCACAAGAGAATACATCCTGCACAGGCTTCAAGTAGCAGGCAGTTTAAGAAATCCATTTACTTCTGGAGCGCTTAAATTGATATATCAATATTCAAAAGGCGTTCCAAGAATTATAAATGCAATCTGTGACAATGCACTGCTTGACGGCTATCTTTTTAAAACAGTTTCAATCGATGAAAAAATTATAAATGCTGTTGCAGTTGATCTTGGTATTGTCAATAAATAAAAATAATATCCTTTATTTTAAGCCTTACTGTATATTTCAATAGTTTAATGCGCATCTTTGATTGATACCATATTCCATCTGTCCTGATAGGCTCTTCATAGAAAATACTCAGCTCCCTGCCTTCATTAAGTTCTATTGTTTGGGTCACTGGCAGCATTGTGCTCTTATCAACAGAAATATATTGTGAAGAATTATTTATAGTGTAAGTTCTTTCAAATTCGGCAATATTGTAGTTCTTAATGAGCCACCACATAATACTGCTTCGGAGTCCGTTTATGAGTATAAGGCTTTGGTTCTTGCTCCTCTCCGGCTTGCTGGTTATCACGCCGTTTTCTTCTTTGATCTCGCCTACGAGAAATCCCATTGAATATATTCTTAGATTTAATGTCTTCTCAGTAATTTCCGCCGCAGCCTCCCCTGACATTGTGCTGTCATCTTTTTCAAATTCAACTGAGAATATTGCTTCAACACGCTTTATTCTCTGCCGCTCAGCAAGAAGAACAGAAAGTGCAGGTTTTTCAATTTCAGGGAGTTCAATTTTTTTTGTTGCGCATGAAAGCAATGATATTGTGAACAATATAATTATGATTAATCTTATCTCTTGCATGCAATGTGAAAAAATGTTGCTTCCTTTTTATCTGATTTTTTCTATACAAGCGCCTCTAGCGCTTCTTCGACATTCTTTACGCCTATTATTTCAATGCCAAACGAATCCTTGATCCTTTCAGAATTCATCTTGGACATTATTGCCTTTTTAAACCCGATCTTTGATCCCTCTCTGATCCTCAGCTCACCATGTGCAACAGCCCTTATTTCTCCTGACAGACCTACTTCTCCAAAAACAAAAGTTTTAGGATCGATAGGCCGTTCTTTTAAAGAAGACGCGATCGTTGCTATTATGCCAAGATCTATTGCAGGCTCGATAATCTTAAGTCCGCCTACAACATTTATGAAAATATCCATTCCGCCAAGATGGCAGCCTGCTCTTTTCTCCAGTACTGCAGTAAGAAGATTTACCCTGTTATAGTCAACGCCTATACTCGTCCTTCTGGGCATCCCAAAGGTTGTTTGAGAAACAAGCGCCTGCACTTCAACCATAACCGGCCGTGTTCCTTCAATGCTTGCAACAACTGTAGAGCCTGATACATTGATCGGTCTTTCAGACAAAAATAATTCTGATGGATTTTCTATCTGAGAAAGACCATTATCTGTCATCTCAAAAACACCTATCTCATTTGTGGAACCAAATCTGTTTTTAACAGTGCGGATAATTCTGTAAGGATGTCCTCTGTCTCCCTCAAAATAAAGCACTGTATCAACTATATGCTCCAGAACTCGAGGTCCTGCTATAGCGCCTTCTTTTGTCACATGCCCAACTATAAAGATCGGGATATCAGATCTTTTTGCAAACAGCATCAGCCTTGCAGCGCACTCTCTGACCTGACTTACAGAGCCCGGGGCTGATAAAATCTCTTCTGTATACATCGTCTGGATAGAATCCACTACTATCACGCCTGGATTCAGTTTGGATGAAGAGTCTATCACGCTCTCAAGGGAGGTTTCAGGGAAGACCATTATTTTATCTGAATCGATAGATAATCTTTCTGCTCTTAGTTTTATCTGTTCTGGAGATTCTTCTCCTGAAACATAGAGGACTGTGCCGCATTTTTTAGACAAGCCTGCTATTGCTTGAATGAGTATTGTTGATTTGCCGATTCCGGGATCACCGCCTACAAGAATCACAGAGCCTGATATAACACCTCCGCCCAGAACCCTGTCTAGTTCCTTGATGCCTGTTGATATCCTGTCTTCTCTTATGCTTTCTATTGAATTAAGCGGCTGGAGCTCTGGTCTGCCCGGAGAAGATCTCCTTGATTGTTTGGCTTCTTTTCTCTCTTCAACAAGGGTATTCCATTCACCGCAATCAGGACATTTGCCAAGCCATTTCGGACTTGCATATCCACACGCTTGGCACTGATAAAAGGTTTTCGCTTTAGCCATTTACAATCTCAGTGCCTATGCCTTCTTTTGTGAATATCTCTAATAGCAGACAATGCGGAATCCTGCCGTCAACAATATGCGTTTTTTTAACACCGTTTTCAACCGCCTTTATACATGCCTGAACTTTTGGAAGCATTCCGCCTGAGATAGTGTTGTCCTCGATTAATTTTTTAATTTCTTTTTTTGAAAGAGTCGAGATTGTAACGCCCTTCTTATCTTTAATCCCTTGCACATCAGTAAGAAGAATCAGTTTTTCAGCCTTTATCTCAGAAGCAACAGCAGCTGATACATAATCAGCATTTATATTCAGGGTCTCTTCCTTCTCCCCAACACCAATTGGTGAAATAACCGGGATAAATCCTTCGTTCTTAAGACTCTGAAGCACCTCGGCATTTATACTTGCAACTTCACCAACAAGACCTATGTCTATTATCTCCTCTTCGTTTTCTTCGGACAAGACTTTTTTCATTAATTTCTTTTTTGCTTTTATGAGCTTCCCGTCTTTCCCGCTTAATCCGATTGCCTTTCCGCCGTGCTTGTTTATCATCGAAACGATTTCTTTGTTCACAAGCCCGCCAAGCACCATCTCGACAATATCCATCGTCTCTTTGTCAGTGACACGCTGGCCATGAACAAACTCGGGTTTCTTTCCCATCTTTTCCATTGTTGAACTTATCTTTGGTCCTCCTCCGTGAACAACAACAGGCCTGATGCCTATGAAGCTGAGAAGTGCTATATCCTGTGCAAAGGCGTCCTTCAAAGATTCCTCAACCTGCGCAGCGCCTCCGTATTTGATAACAACAGTCTTTCCTGAAAAATTTCTAATATATGGCAATGCCTCGATCAAAACATTCGCCTTTGTAATTATGTCCTTCATCGTTTTTTCTCCATGCATGGTATACAGACCATCCTGCTGTTCTTAATTCTTATTCTCGGCTCCATGGTCTTTTCTCCGCACCTCTGACAACTGATGCTGGGGTAAATCCTCGCCTCATCCGGCAAGTCAATCTTAATATGCTTTACCTTGAAAAGTTCTTTATCGCCTGCCTTTAAAATCGCATCTATCTTTTTTGTCTTTCGCGCATGAACTGCCTTTATTACAGCAGGTGTGTGTTCGCCCTTCATATATCTATTCCACATCTCTTTTTCTTTTTCTGTTTCAGCAGGCGAGGTCCATACAATAGAAATCCTTATAGCCTTGTGAGAAGGTCTTTTTATGAATGTATATACCTGTTTGCCGTAATCATTAAATATAAGATTCCCCTTTCCAAAAGTGCACCCTGTCATTGCCTGAACAGCATCAACAGCGCATGAATTATTCTCAACTATTGCGACAATCTCTTCATCTTCTGACTTTTTGCCAAGTTCTTTTAATGCAAGCAATGACACCCTGTATCCCAGAACAAGCCCAGGACATATATGACCGTGAAACTTTACAACTTCATTTATTTTTTTCATAGATGGATTTTATAATAAAAAAAGAATTTTTGGTAGGGATTTGATATTTGAAAAAAAATTTAGTCATGCTAAACTGAGAACATGAAAAGATATTTCTTTCTTGTTATTACTTTATTCATCCTCTTGCCTGCATGCAGGCCTGTGATCAGCAGAAATGTCATGGACATGGCAGCCTTCAATCCTTCACTTGCAGATCTCAATGCATCTTCTGCTTCTTTCAAGGGTAATTTGTTTGTCTTTGGAGGAAAAATAATCAATACCAGGCTTACCAAAGACGGTTCGCTAATAGAGGCTCTTTATGTCTCGGTCAGCTCAAAAGGATATATTAAAGATTATGACAAACAATCCCTCAGATTTTTGGCGCTTATGCCAAAAGAAAAAGGAATTCTCGATCCTCTAATATTCAAAAAAGACATGGAGATAACAATAGCTGCAATTTACAGAGGCACGAAAACAGAAAAACTCGAGGAGCTGGATTATCAATACAGTTATTTTGAGATCACAGAGATATATCTCTGGCAGGAGCAGCAATATAATTTCCGCTATGATCCTTATCCATTCTGGTTATATGATCCATGGTACTATCCACGATACCCTCGTCATTAGTTAAAAAATTTCAGTTATATTTTTTCTTCATAGTGCGTAATCAATACTCCATATCCCTCATCGGCAAGCGTCTTTGCGAGATTCTGAGCTTCTTCTTTCTGATTGAATTTCCCGATTCTGACTCTGTAATACTTTGCATCATTTATATCAGCGCTAGTCACATACACATTAGTATATTTAAATTCAAGCGCAGCCTTAAGACGTGTTGCATTAGAAAGCTCTTTAAAGGAACCGATTTGTATAGTATACGGTCCGCCCTTCCCTGATGAAGGAATATACTTAACGTATTTTACATAACGCGTATCCCTGTCAATATAATCAATCCTCACCTTGCCTGTTCCGGTGCCTATGATATCTATCTCTTTTGCACATGTATATGAAAGGTCCAGGTCTCTTCCTGCGACAAAAGGCCCTCTGTCATTTACAGTGCACTCAACAGCTTTTCCATTATTTATATTAGTCACCTTGAGTTTTGTGCCAAATGCATATTCTTTATGTGCGCATGTCTTTGCATACATATTATAAGGTTCTCCTGATGCTGTCGGCTTCCCATGAAAATCAGACCCATACCAAGAAGCAACTATATACTTTGATTCGATGGGAGCCTCTTTGGGAATTGTCTTAGGGAAACTTTCAATCGTAGAATCCTGATAAGGTTTGTACTTTACAACACATGCTGAAAGCAGTAAAAGCATTACACAAAAAAAAGTACAGCTCAATTTTCTCAATCCTGCATTTTTCATCTCTGACCTCATAGTATGTACCTGCTTAAGTCTTCGTCTTTTACTATATCGCTTAATTTGCCTTTTACATAGTCTTTGTCAATATTCAGGCTGCTGTTCTTTTTCTCAGGCGCCTCGAATGAAATATCTTCAAGAAGTTTTTCAAGCACTGTGTGCAGTCTTCTTGCTCCTATATTTTCTGTCTTCTCATTCACAACAGCCGCTATTTCTGCAATCTCCTCTATTGAATCTTTTCTAAATTCCAGATTCACATCTTCTGTTGCAAGCAATGCCGTATATTGTTTTGTAAGCGCATTATAAGGCTCTGTCAAAATTCTTATGAATTCATCCTTGCCCAAGGCATCGAGCTCAACCCTTATCGGAAATCTTCCCTGAAGTTCAGGGATCAGATCAGACGGTTTTGACATATGAAAAGCTCCTGCAGCGATAAATAATATATGTTCTGTTTTTACAGAACCGTGTTTTGTATTTACTGTCGTGCCTTCAACAACAGGAAGCAGGTCGCGCTGTACGCCTTCCCTTGACACGTCGGGTCCATTAGACTGTCCTCTGCCTGCAATCTTATCAATCTCGTCTATAAAAACTATTCCAGACTGCTGAACTCTTTCTATTGCCTCTCTCGTAACCTTATCCATATCAATAAGCCTATTTGCCTCGTCCTGTTTAAGTATGTTCAATGCCTCAGGAACTTTCATTTTTTTTCTCTTGGATCTTTCAGGCATAAGACCGCCAAGCATCTCTTTCATGTTTATCTCAAGTTCTTCCATACCTATATTCGAGATAACACCAAAAGGCATTGTTTTTTCTTTAACCTCCACATCAACATATCTGTTATCCAGCCTGTTGTCTCTTAACTGCTGCCTCAGTCTTTCTCTGGTCTCTTTGGTTTTTTCTTTATCTTCATCAGCAGGAGCAGAACCACGATTAGTGTTAATTTTTGAAGAAGGCAGCAGGAGGTCAAGGAGTTTTTCTTCTGCCATGGATTCTGCCTTTTCCTGAACTTTCTCAATATGCTCTGATTTGACCATGTTCAGAGATATTTCTGTCAGATCTCTTATCATTGATTCAACATCCCTGCCGACATAACCTACCTCTGTAAATTTTGAAGCCTCGATTTTAAGAAACGGCGCGCTGGCAAGTTTTGCAAGACGTCTTGCAATCTCTGTCTTGCCGACTCCTGTTGGTCCGATCATAATAATATTTTTAGGCAAAACCTCGTCTTTTAATTCAGGAGAAAGCTGCTGTCTTCTCCATCTGTTGCGAAGAGCTATTGCCACTGCCTTTTTCGCCTTGTTCTGCCCTATTATATATTTGTCCAGTTCTTCCACTATCTGTCTCGGGGTGAAATTCTCCATTAATACTCTCCTCAAGGATTATTTAGTTTATCTCTTCTATTGTTATGTTTGAATTTGTGTAAATGCAGATATCCGATGCAATCTTCATTGCTTTTTCAGCTATATCTTTTGCCGAAAGATTAGTATTCTCAAAGAGTGCCTTTGCAGCTGCAAGCGCAAAAGGACCGCCTGAACCTATTGCTGCAACGCCTTCCTCAGGCTCAATGACATCACCTGTGCCTGATAAAATAAATGTATGCTCCTTATCCGCTATTATCAAAAGCGCTTCGAGTCTTCTTAATACCTTGTCTGTCCTCCAGTCCTTTGCAAGCTCAACGGCAGCTCTTTTTATATTACCCCTGTATGATTCTATTTTTGCCTCGAATCGTTCGAACAAGGTAAATGCATCTGCAGTTGCGCCTGAAAATCCTGCGGCTATTTTATCGTTATACATAAGCCTTATTTTTTTTGCATTGCGCTTCAGGACTGTATTTCCCATTGTAACCTGTCCGTCTCCTGCAACTGCAACACTGCCATTACGTCTCACACAGAGTATTGTTGTTCCTCTAAACATTTTATGCTCCTTTAAACAAATAAATAGTAATTACTATTTTACAGCAAAAGATATTCAAATTTATTTAATGGATGTTTTGCTGAGCTACTTTTTCTTTTCTTTTGCGAGCGGATGGGCATTGTCATAAGTTTCCATTAAATGGGTTATATCAAGATGCGTATATTTCTGAGTTGTTGACAGAGAAGAATGACCCAGAAGCTCTTGAATAACCCTGAGGTCTGCGCCTCCCTGAAGCAAATGGCTCGCAAATGTATGCCTTAGCACATGAGGCCCTATCCTTCCGCTGATGCCGATAGCCCTTGCGTATTTTATTACTATACGTCTCACACTTCTGTCTGTCAGCCTTGTGCCGTTCCTGTTAAGGAAAAAGGAGTTGTCTCTTTTTTTAAGCAGAACTCTCTCAGTTACATATGATCTTATTGCCTCTATTGCTTTTTTTCCAACAGGCACGATTCTTTCTTTCTTCCCCTTGCCTCTGACTTTGACAAGTTCTTCCCTGAGATTCATATCCTCTATATTCAATCCAACAAGCTCGCTGACGCGCAGGCCGCTTGAATAAAGAAGCTCCAGTATTGCCCTGTCCCTTGCCTGCAGGAATCCTATTTCTTCAGGTTTTTCCACAAGCGAAAACACATCGTCCACTGAAAGAAACTTAGGAAGAATCTTCGGCAGTTTTGGAGTCGAAACAAGTTTGGCAGGATTTGTCTTAATATAGCCTTCACGATATAGAAACTTCAAAAATGACCTTACTGTTGCAAGCCTTCTGCCCACAGTTGTTTTTTTACGGCCTTCATTAATCTGTGATGCAACAAAGCCTCTGACATCACCTAAGTCTATAGCTTTAATCTCTGATTTTATATCCCTGAAAAATAGTTCGAGGTCCTCTCTGTATGCCCTGAGAGTATGTAAAGACGCTCCTCTCTCTACTTCAAGAAAGCGGAGAAATTTTTCGATATATCCTTTATTTTTATCCATGAAATATTGTAAGTCCCAAAATGCCATTATTGCAACAAGATAACGACTTATAGAACATCATCCGGCAAAATAATGCGCTATAATTAAAATAATGCTGAATTTAGCCTCGATTGATATTGGCTCGAACACACTCCGTCTCCTTATAGGAAGGATAAAAGACAATACTATCATCCGCGAAAGATGCGAGATGAAGATCACACGCCTTGCCTCAAATATTTCTTCAACAGGAATATTACAAGACGAAAACATCGAAAAATCATTGTCGGTTCTCAAGGCATTTTCACTTCTCATTTCATCTTACAATGTCCCTCACGTCAAGGCTGTAGGCACAAGCGCTTTAAGGGAAGCTGAAAATTCTGATGAATTCAGAAAAAGGGCATTGTCAGAGACAGGCATACAAATTGAAATAGTCTCAGGCAAGGAAGAAGCAGAGCTTACTG
This genomic window from Nitrospiraceae bacterium contains:
- a CDS encoding septal ring lytic transglycosylase RlpA family protein, translating into MRSEMKNAGLRKLSCTFFCVMLLLLSACVVKYKPYQDSTIESFPKTIPKEAPIESKYIVASWYGSDFHGKPTASGEPYNMYAKTCAHKEYAFGTKLKVTNINNGKAVECTVNDRGPFVAGRDLDLSYTCAKEIDIIGTGTGKVRIDYIDRDTRYVKYVKYIPSSGKGGPYTIQIGSFKELSNATRLKAALEFKYTNVYVTSADINDAKYYRVRIGKFNQKEEAQNLAKTLADEGYGVLITHYEEKI
- the hslU gene encoding ATP-dependent protease ATPase subunit HslU is translated as MENFTPRQIVEELDKYIIGQNKAKKAVAIALRNRWRRQQLSPELKDEVLPKNIIMIGPTGVGKTEIARRLAKLASAPFLKIEASKFTEVGYVGRDVESMIRDLTEISLNMVKSEHIEKVQEKAESMAEEKLLDLLLPSSKINTNRGSAPADEDKEKTKETRERLRQQLRDNRLDNRYVDVEVKEKTMPFGVISNIGMEELEINMKEMLGGLMPERSKRKKMKVPEALNILKQDEANRLIDMDKVTREAIERVQQSGIVFIDEIDKIAGRGQSNGPDVSREGVQRDLLPVVEGTTVNTKHGSVKTEHILFIAAGAFHMSKPSDLIPELQGRFPIRVELDALGKDEFIRILTEPYNALTKQYTALLATEDVNLEFRKDSIEEIAEIAAVVNEKTENIGARRLHTVLEKLLEDISFEAPEKKNSSLNIDKDYVKGKLSDIVKDEDLSRYIL
- the hslV gene encoding ATP-dependent protease subunit HslV: MFRGTTILCVRRNGSVAVAGDGQVTMGNTVLKRNAKKIRLMYNDKIAAGFSGATADAFTLFERFEAKIESYRGNIKRAAVELAKDWRTDKVLRRLEALLIIADKEHTFILSGTGDVIEPEEGVAAIGSGGPFALAAAKALFENTNLSAKDIAEKAMKIASDICIYTNSNITIEEIN
- the xerC gene encoding tyrosine recombinase XerC → MDKNKGYIEKFLRFLEVERGASLHTLRAYREDLELFFRDIKSEIKAIDLGDVRGFVASQINEGRKKTTVGRRLATVRSFLKFLYREGYIKTNPAKLVSTPKLPKILPKFLSVDDVFSLVEKPEEIGFLQARDRAILELLYSSGLRVSELVGLNIEDMNLREELVKVRGKGKKERIVPVGKKAIEAIRSYVTERVLLKKRDNSFFLNRNGTRLTDRSVRRIVIKYARAIGISGRIGPHVLRHTFASHLLQGGADLRVIQELLGHSSLSTTQKYTHLDITHLMETYDNAHPLAKEKKK